In one Agathobacter rectalis ATCC 33656 genomic region, the following are encoded:
- a CDS encoding PP2C family protein-serine/threonine phosphatase, with product MRFEIAADTDRGIVKETNQDSLLVKCFSTCKGDMAFAVLCDGMGGLSKGELASATVVRAFDRWSDEQLPELCKSSNPDIDSLILERQWDEVIQQQNEKIKAYGKAHAVNMGTTVVALLVTQKAYYIINVGDSRIYSLSDHIERLTTDQTYVQREIMNGNMTQEQAMRDPRRNVLLQCVGASAEVKPEYRTGAMKNGMSLLLCSDGFRHEVSEQEIYEMLKTAATVDGQNMHDRLEQLIRLSMQRGERDNITAALIKAQ from the coding sequence ATGAGATTTGAAATAGCAGCTGACACGGACAGAGGAATCGTAAAAGAAACTAATCAGGATAGTCTGCTGGTAAAGTGCTTCTCAACATGCAAAGGAGACATGGCATTTGCAGTATTATGTGACGGCATGGGCGGCTTATCGAAGGGTGAGCTGGCCAGTGCCACTGTAGTCAGAGCATTTGACAGATGGAGTGACGAGCAGCTGCCTGAGCTTTGCAAATCGTCGAACCCGGATATTGACAGTCTGATTCTGGAAAGACAGTGGGATGAAGTAATACAGCAGCAGAACGAAAAAATAAAAGCATATGGCAAAGCACATGCAGTAAACATGGGAACAACAGTGGTAGCGCTGCTTGTCACGCAAAAAGCCTACTACATTATAAACGTGGGCGATTCCAGAATATATAGCCTTTCAGACCATATAGAAAGGCTTACGACAGACCAGACATATGTACAGCGGGAAATTATGAATGGAAATATGACACAGGAGCAGGCTATGAGAGATCCGCGAAGGAATGTACTGCTGCAGTGTGTCGGGGCATCAGCAGAAGTAAAGCCGGAGTACAGGACCGGGGCAATGAAAAATGGAATGTCACTTCTGCTTTGTTCAGATGGCTTCAGGCATGAGGTATCAGAACAGGAAATCTATGAGATGCTGAAAACGGCAGCAACTGTAGATGGGCAGAATATGCACGACAGACTGGAGCAGCTCATCAGACTAAGCATGCAAAGAGGAGAGCGCGATAATATAACAGCAGCGCTCATAAAGGCACAGTAG